A genome region from Nicotiana tabacum cultivar K326 chromosome 13, ASM71507v2, whole genome shotgun sequence includes the following:
- the LOC107798527 gene encoding putative LRR receptor-like serine/threonine-protein kinase At5g63710 isoform X4, translated as MSTAFSFRHFHLNLLMLLLFCSNGLSANDDDVEGHALIDLLRALNDSNNRITDWNIHLVSPCFSWSHVTCRNGNVISLSLASNGFSGTLSPSITKLKFLVSLDLQDNDLSGVLPDYLSSVSSLQNLNLANNRFYGSIPAAWGQLHNLKHLVMRGNHVTGTVPNSLVNITGLKELDLSSNDLTGGIPPQLFSIPTYNFSGTHLACGNGIQQPCISTSSVPVSTRRPKLEVAITGASCGAFLLLLVGAIITYRCNHRHKHDQFFDVEGEVERNISLGQLRRFSWREIQIATDNFSESNIIGHGGFGKVYKGYLLDSTKVAVKRLTDYHNPGGEAAFLREVQLISVAVHRNLLHLIGFCTTSSERILVYPFMQNLSLAYRLRDLKPGEKALDWPTRRRIAFGAAHGLEYLHEHCDPKIIHRDLKAANILLDDNFEPVLGDFGLAKLVDTKLTHITTQVRGTMGHIAPEYLSTGKSSEKTDVFGYGITLLELVTGQRAIDFSRLEEEEDVLLLDHIKKLLREKRLGDIVEGNMKIYDPKEVETILQVALLCTQSSPEERPKMAQVITMLQGVGLAERWAEWEQLEEVRNQQFSLMSRQFMWAEDSTHDQEAIQLSQAR; from the exons ATGTCCACGGCCTTTTCTTTCCGGCATTTTCACTTGAACTTGTTGATGCTCCTACTTTTCTGCAGCAATGGTCTCTCCGCaaatgatgatgatgttgaag GTCATGCTTTGATTGATTTGCTGAGGGCTCTGAATGATTCCAACAATAGAATCACAGATTGGAACATTCATTTAGTGTCTCCCTGTTTCAGTTGGTCTCATGTTACATGCAGAAATGGAAATGTCATATCCTT GAGCCTAGCTTCTAACGGATTCTCAGGAACTCTGTCACCGTCGATAAccaaattgaaatttttggttaGCTT GGATTTACAGGATAATGATCTATCTGGTGTCTTACCTGATTACCTTAGCAGCGTGTCAAGTCTACAAAACTTGAATTTGGCAAACAATAGGTTTTATGGCTCTATTCCAGCAGCTTGGGGTCAGCTCCACAATCTTAAGCATTT GGTCATGAGAGGAAATCATGTAACTGGAACTGTGCCAAATTCACTTGTAAATATCACAGGCTTGAAGGAACT GGACCTGTCCTCCAATGATCTGACCGGAGGTATCCCACCGCAGTTGTTTTCAATACCAACATACAA TTTTTCAGGAACTCATCTTGCTTGTGGCAATGGCATTCAGCAGCCCTGTATTTCTACTTCCTCCGTCCCAG TTTCCACCAGAAGACCAAAACTCGAGGTTGCTATTACTGGTGCAAGCTGTGGTGCATTCCTTCTTCTCTTAGTTGGGGCTATCATCACATACCGATGCAATCATAGGCATAAACATGATCAATTTTTTGATGTGGAAG GTGAAGTTGAGCGCAACATTTCCTTAGGCCAACTCAGAAGGTTCTCATGGCGCGAGATACAGATTGCAACCGACAATTTCAGTGAAAGCAACATTATCGGACATGGAGGATTTGGTAAGGTGTACAAGGGCTATCTTTTAGATAGCACAAAAGTGGCCGTGAAAAGACTCACGGATTACCACAATCCTGGTGGAGAAGCTGCATTTTTGAGGGAAGTGCAGTTGATAAGTGTTGCAGTTCATCGGAACCTTCTACATTTGATTGGGTTCTGTACAACCTCTTCTGAGCGAATTCTTGTTTATCCATTTATGCAGAATCTTAGTCTTGCATATCGTTTAAGAG ATTTAAAACCGGGAGAAAAAGCCCTGGATTGGCCAACGAGGAGACGCATAGCTTTTGGAGCAGCCCATGGTCTAGAGTACCTACATGAGCATTGTGATCCTAAGATTATTCATCGAGATCTAAAGGCAGCAAACATCCTCCTAGATGATAACTTTGAACCTGTTCTTGGAGATTTTGGACTAGCAAAATTAGTTGATACAAAGCTGACTCATATTACTACTCAAGTTCGTGGAACAATGGGCCACATTGCCCCAGAATACTTGTCTACTGGAAAATCATCTGAGAAAACAGATGTGTTTGGATATGGTATTACCCTTTTAGAACTTGTAACGGGGCAACGTGCAATTGACTTTTCACGCcttgaagaagaggaagatgtcTTACTACTGGATCAT ATCAAGAAATTACTAAGAGAAAAAAGGCTTGGTGACATTGTGGAAGGAAACATGAAAATCTATGATCCCAAAGAAGTTGAGACAATCCTTCAAGTTGCATTGCTTTGCACCCAAAGTTCACCCGAGGAGCGTCCTAAAATGGCACAAGTGATCACTATGCTTCAGGGTGTGGGTTTAGCCGAAAGATGGGCAGAGTGGGAACAGCTTGAGGAAGTCAGAAATCAACAATTCTCCCTCATGTCGCGCCAATTTATGTGGGCTGAAGACTCAACACATGATCAAGAAGCTATACAATTGTCTCAAGCAAGATAG